The Pedosphaera parvula Ellin514 genome segment GGATCATCACGCCGTCCGTGACTGGCGCGAATACCGCATGAATTTAAGTGGTGCCCGCTGGCAGGCACGTGTTCCTGTCGATGACATCGATATTCCTATTATCTATTTCGTCCGAACGGTTTACCAGGGAGTTACCAATGTTTCTCCGATGCGCATCTGCCATCCCCGAGCAATGGGGCTTGAGGCGCCAACCCGCCCTTTCTGGCCATTTTTGGAAGGCTTTGAACAGGATCCTCGAGGTTGGTCTTTAATTCCCCAACCGGGCGAGAGTGAGGTGCTTCAGAAAGATGGTATAGCCAAAAGCGGCTACTCCTCTCTACGAATATCGCTGCCGGTGGGAAAGCATTCGGCGACTGTAGCAACCACCCGCGTGCAGGGATGGCAGATTCAACAAAACCAGGCGACCGGAATCAGGCTTTGGTTGCGCACCAAATCAGGAACTGGTCGTGCGCGCTTTACTTTGTATGAAAATGCATTCACAACCAATCAGGTGGTGGCCGTTTATCCAGTTGAAAGTGAATTGAATGATCAATGGCACCTTGTCGATTTACGCTTCGAAGTCTTCCCGAAGTTATCACTGGGCGCCATCGATTGGTTTACCGTTGAATTTATTGGCACCGGACCGACAGAATTCCTTATCGATGACCTTCAATTTATCGGACCTTGGAAGACAGAAACCGAGTAAGCCTCCTCCGCCTTAAGTTCTGGGCACTCAGGATTTTTTAACCAGCTCGACCTGCTTCTTGTAAGAAGTGATGCCATTTACGATGGCGCGAGCCATTTGTTTTCGATACACGGCATCGTAAATACGTTTGGATTCAGCCGGGTGCGACATGAATCCACCTTCGATCAGGATGGCAGGCATTTCCGCGGTGCGAAGGACAGCATATCGGGCACGTTTGACTCCACGGTCGTCAGCAGCCAGGCCAGTAAGGAGTGACTTCTGAATCTGGTAGGCCAGGTACATGTTTTTATCATTAAATCGATTTCCAGGTTTTGTTCCCGAACCAAACAGTTCACCGCCTGCATTGAAGGAGCTCGCTCCTGCAGGGGTTAAACAATAGGTTTCCACACCTCTGACTTCGTTCCGGCTTGAAGGTGCACTGTTCCAATGCAGGCTGATGAACAAATCCGCTCCGCGTCGCTTGGCAATTTCCGGTCGCACGGGCAAATCGATCAAGGTGTCGGTTGTGCGGGTAAGCGAGGCTTCGAATCCCGCCTGTTTGAGCTGGCTACAGAGCTCCTGTGCCAGTAACAAAGTGAATTTCTTCTCCTGCTGTGGCCCATCCTGAAAACCAGGATCCTTGCCACCATGCCCAGGGTCAATCACGATTGTTTTGACCTTGCCACCACCGAAATTCTTAGGAGGCGCAAGCACCGGCTCCAGGGCGGTGTGGATATCGAGCTCTGAAATATACGGATTTCCATTAACCAGAACGATCGGGTGCGAAAGCCAGACATTGACTCCATTCACTTCGGCTTCCCGGGAATCAACACCAAAGAGCAATTTACTGGAATCTTTGGTCAACTGCAGGGATTGATCCTTCTTGAGCCAATGAATGTCAAACCCGCTGACCTTGGCCCACTCCGAAAGACGAACATCTCCTCGTCCCGGCAGGACGAGCTTTTCCAACTTGCTGGCGGTGCCTGAAGCAGGCACAACTCCACCAACCTTTAGGAAGGCGAACAACAGCAAGGTTGAGATTATAACTCTCATCGACAGCGGAATGTGCATATCCAAGGCAGCCATTTCAAGCCAAATGACTTCCGGACCCCATATCGACTGTTAATCTATACCGAATGCGGAAAGAAATTTCCGAATGGCAGGAGGGATTTAGGTTTGAGGCAAGGCGAAGGCCGCAGGCGCTATCTGGAAGATAACGACACGGCCGCCTCAAATCAAAAGCACCCTGCTCTCAATGACTAATGAATTTTCTCGCCCCCCACGGCGATGACTTTTTTCGGTCTCCACTTTCATCAGCACTATTGCCTCCTTTCATTCCGGTTCCTTCCCTCATTTCGGAAATTTATTTTGCCATTCGGCATAACTTTATTTATCACGCATAATGCGCCGTATCATTCAGATGGATAGTATGTAGGAAAAACCGTTGACGCTGATGGACTCGTTACCTAGATTGACCTTCTGTTTTTTTAGGGAAATCGTTTATTGTAAATTAAAACGTTGTATAACTCATGACCAATTCTGCTACTCCCGCCCCTGCCAAAGGTCTCGAAGGTATTATTGCCGCCAGCACGCGCCTAAGCGACGTGCAAGGGGATGTTGGAAAATTGATTTATTGCGGCTATGATATCGACGAGCTTGCCGGGAAGGTATCGTACGAGGAAGTGGTCTACCTCCTGCATCATGGTCACCTGCCCAACCGCAAGGAACTGAACGATTTGAAGGAGCATTTGGCAGCCTGGCGCGAACTGCCTGCCGGAGTCGTAAAGATTATCAAGGCCCTGCCCAAGGACACTCCGCCGATGAATGCCATTCGTACGGCTATCTCCGCCCTGGGTTGCTTCGATACCACCAGCGAAGACAGCTCCATGGATTCGCAGCGTCGTAAGGCACTTCGGCTCGTTGCCCAAATTCCTACCGTTACAGCATTTTTCCATCGTCACCGTTCCGGCAAGAGCATCGTGGAACCTGACTCGAAGCTTGGCGAGGCCGCCAACTTTCTCTACATGATTGATGGCGAAAGACCTTCCGAAGAGAAGGAAAAGACTCTGGATTTATGTTACGTGCTGCATGCCGATCACGGCATGAATGCCTCGACATTCAGCGCCCGCGTTACGATTGCAACGCTGAGCGACATGTACTCGGCGATTACTTCCGCCATTGGCACTTTGAAAGGCCCTCTCCACGGTGGTGCCAATGAAGGTGTCATCAAGATGCTCCTGGAAATTGGTTCCCTCGATAAAGTGGATGCTTACGTCGAGGAATGCCTTGAACAGAAAAAGAAAATCATGGGCATTGGTCATCGAGTTTACAAAACGTTGGATCCACGCGCACCTCATCTCAAGCGCATGGCCCAGATTCTGAGTGCCAAGCTCGGCGAGCCGAAGTGGATTCAGATGAGCGACCGTATTGCTGAGATAATGCTCGCCCGCAAACACTTGCATGCTAACGTCGACTTCTACTCAGCCACAGTTTATTATTCCCTCGGCGTTCCCATTGATCTTTTCACACCGATTTTTGCCATTTCGCGTACTTCCGGCTGGACCGCTCAT includes the following:
- a CDS encoding N-acetylmuramoyl-L-alanine amidase; protein product: MRVIISTLLLFAFLKVGGVVPASGTASKLEKLVLPGRGDVRLSEWAKVSGFDIHWLKKDQSLQLTKDSSKLLFGVDSREAEVNGVNVWLSHPIVLVNGNPYISELDIHTALEPVLAPPKNFGGGKVKTIVIDPGHGGKDPGFQDGPQQEKKFTLLLAQELCSQLKQAGFEASLTRTTDTLIDLPVRPEIAKRRGADLFISLHWNSAPSSRNEVRGVETYCLTPAGASSFNAGGELFGSGTKPGNRFNDKNMYLAYQIQKSLLTGLAADDRGVKRARYAVLRTAEMPAILIEGGFMSHPAESKRIYDAVYRKQMARAIVNGITSYKKQVELVKKS
- a CDS encoding citrate synthase, with amino-acid sequence MTNSATPAPAKGLEGIIAASTRLSDVQGDVGKLIYCGYDIDELAGKVSYEEVVYLLHHGHLPNRKELNDLKEHLAAWRELPAGVVKIIKALPKDTPPMNAIRTAISALGCFDTTSEDSSMDSQRRKALRLVAQIPTVTAFFHRHRSGKSIVEPDSKLGEAANFLYMIDGERPSEEKEKTLDLCYVLHADHGMNASTFSARVTIATLSDMYSAITSAIGTLKGPLHGGANEGVIKMLLEIGSLDKVDAYVEECLEQKKKIMGIGHRVYKTLDPRAPHLKRMAQILSAKLGEPKWIQMSDRIAEIMLARKHLHANVDFYSATVYYSLGVPIDLFTPIFAISRTSGWTAHVLEQLMDNRLIRPQSLYTGPVGLKVVPVDQR